In Streptomyces thermolilacinus SPC6, a single genomic region encodes these proteins:
- a CDS encoding VOC family protein, whose product MSHTAPEGYTSVAPWVVTDDTGALLDFITAAFDGEEIARVPVEDGTIGHGEIRVGDTVVLAFDRRPDWPAMPSLLRAYVPDADAAMAAAVAHGAQVITEAADSAWGDRGGRVQDPFGNIWWVVSRVENVEPDVAWQRMSEPKYAEAMRTAQETLDARLSDRETGVSSPPRLTY is encoded by the coding sequence ATGAGTCACACGGCACCCGAGGGCTACACCAGCGTCGCGCCGTGGGTGGTCACCGATGACACCGGCGCACTGCTCGACTTCATCACCGCCGCGTTCGACGGCGAAGAGATCGCACGGGTGCCGGTCGAGGACGGCACCATCGGCCACGGCGAGATCCGAGTCGGCGACACGGTCGTCCTGGCCTTCGACCGACGGCCCGACTGGCCGGCGATGCCGTCCTTGTTGCGGGCCTACGTCCCGGACGCCGATGCCGCCATGGCCGCTGCTGTCGCGCACGGGGCGCAGGTGATCACTGAGGCCGCCGACAGTGCGTGGGGAGACCGCGGCGGCAGAGTGCAGGACCCGTTCGGCAACATCTGGTGGGTGGTGAGCCGCGTGGAGAACGTCGAACCGGACGTTGCCTGGCAGCGGATGTCCGAGCCGAAGTACGCCGAGGCGATGCGCACGGCTCAGGAGACCCTGGACGCCAGGCTCAGCGACCGGGAGACCGGGGTGTCCAGCCCTCCGCGCCTTACCTATTGA